ttcatgataattgtcttttattaatgctataattgtattatctgaaaatcgtaatacatgtgtgaatacatagaccacaatacgtccctagtaagcctctagttgactagcttgttggtcaacagatagtcatggtttcctgactatggacattagatgtcattgacaacgggataacatcattaggagaatgatgtgatggccaagacctaatcctaagcatagcacaagatcgtgtagttcgttttgctagagcttttccaatgtcaagtatctcttccttagaccatgagatcgtgtaactcccggataccgtaggagtgctttgggtgtaccaaacgtcacaacataattgggtgactataaaggtgcactacaggtatctccgaaagtgtctgttgggttgacacggatcgagactgggatttgtcactccgtattacggagaggtatcactgggcccactcggtagtgcatcatcataatgagctcaaagtgaccaagtgtctggtcacgggatcatgcattacggtacgagtaaagtgacttgccggtaacgagactgaacgaggtattgggatactgacgatcgagtctcgggcaagtaacatatcgtctgacaaagggaatagtatacggggttgcttgaatcctcgacatcgtggttcatccgatgagatcatcgaggagtatgtgggagccaacatgggtatccagatctcgctgttggttattgaccggagagccgtctcgatcatgtctacatgtctcccgaacccgtagggtctacacacttaaggttcggtgacgctagggttgtatgaatatgagtatgcagcaaaccgaatgttgttcagagtcccggatgagatccggacgttacgaggagttctggaatggtcaggaggtaaagaaaactatataggaagtactgtttcggccatcgggaaagtttcggggtcacccggtattgtatcgggaccaccggaagggtcccgggggtccatcgggtggggccacctatcccggagggccccgttggCTGAagagggaggggaaccagcccctagtgggctggtgcgccccctcttgggcctcccctgcgcctagggttggaaaccctaggtgggggggggggcacaccacttgccttggggggcactccacccccctggccgccgcccccttgggagattgaatctcccagggtcggcgcccccctgggggcctatataaaggagggcaggggggagggcagccgtacccaagtcttggcgcctccctccccctgctacacctcgtcctcctcccgcagcagcttggcgaagccctgccggagttctgctgcatccaccaccacaccgtcgtgctgctggatcatcatcaacctctcctttccccttgctggatcaagacggaggagacgtcacgctgaccgtacgtgtgttgaacgcggaggtgccgtccgttcggtgctaggatctccggtgataggatcacgacgagaacgactacttcaaccccgttcttttgaacgcttccgctcgtgatctacaaagtggtatgtagatgaatctcccctttcactcgttgcttagatgaactcatagatggatcttggtgaaaccgtagaattttttttattttctgcaacgttccccaacagggcgcCCTCCACATATATAtaagtgggagggagaggggagaggccaaaggGCGCCCCAAGTGGGGAcgaatcccacttgggctcctgccctggttTGCCCCCCTTTTCCTTGTATAGGCGCCACGGGAAGGAAGGgcgaggtggcgcccccctttcctttctcccttgaggaggggaaggaaggacggacttccctccccctttcctttccctagggctggccggcctggtagagaggcacaccagccccttgtgggctggtatgtctctcccttggcccattaagctcATATCTTTGGGGGAGggagggggtgcccggaaccccttccggtgaccctatatgtacccggcatcctccggaacacttccggtgttcgaataccatcgtcctatatataggGTGACACTATTCTAATTccgggattagaataactattcggATCACGGCGCCCCTATATAGTCGTGATGAGGTGTTCCCGAACTCAAATAACACAGCACCGAAAAactaaaaaaaggaagaaaaaaactgcCGTCCCCCACCTCCCGACCTCCACAAACCCTCGCGGCCGCCCCAATCCCCCAGCCCGGCGTCCACCGGCCCTACgcgctgcgccgccgcccccgcctctTCCGGCTGCCGCTGCCCCCGCTTCCTTCCGGCGCCCCGTCGGCCCGCCTCCTCCGCCGCGCGGCGGACCCGCCTCCTCCTGGCGGATTCCCCCCGCACAGCGAGCTGGAAGTTCGGAGCGCCACCACCGCTCCCTTCTCCGGCGACCCCTCCCGCACCGGCGAGCTGGATGCAGTTGATCCCCGGGGCTTGGGCAGTTCACCCCATCCGGCGAGCATGGCCGTCTCCTGCCACCCCCAACATATGCGACCCCGCGGGTCCGATGGATGCTCTCGCCGGGGAGGCGGTGCTGCTCCGGCAAGCTCCTTCTTCCTCGAGCACGACCGTCTCCAGACGCCTTCAAACAGCCGCGACCCGCCGTATTCGACGGATGCTAACGCGTGGGAGCGGTGCTACTCTGGCGGTCTCCTTCATCCTCGAGTGCGGCACGTCGACAACAGCCTCCTTGCTGTCGTGCCCTCCTCCATCCCCGAGCACAACTCCGACGAGCCTGTCGACAGGTGAGTCCTACTGACTGTTGTTCACGATGAAGTGGCTATAGAGCATCCGTGGCAGGTCGAGTAAAATTCTCATGGCCGTTCAAGTAAAACTGGCAGCGAGAGAATTGATAATCTGAGAGTAATAGAGTTTTCGGAGCACATTTTTATGTTTGCTGGAATCCCCTAGGTAAACCGACATTGTTTACTTTGTGAAAAGTCTGAACGTGGTGTTTGGATGAGAACTGGAGTTCAGGTTGTTGGCTAGCTGAAGATCCAAGAGCCATCTTTCTTATTGGCAGTGGACGCAATAGTGGGCACAGTGGTGGCGTTCGTGCAGCCGCCCACGCGGTCAGAACATCAAGAGTTGGTCGAACACAAAAATGTTACCGTCGTAGAGGCCCTGTAGGTCTCTCCATTCAGTGCCTCTTGTGAAGTGACTTCACAAATTTTATCTTGTATAAAGTGATTCTGAACCTGTGGAACTGGTGATCACATATCTATATCCCCCAAGCAGCTGTGCGGTGCGGGTGCTCAATTTGGCTACAAATTTTGCTATAATTTCTGAAGTGTTTCTGTGTTGTTGCTATGCGGTGAATTGTGGCAGTTTCGACGTTGACTACAGTTAACATATAGTGGAAAAACACTTTCTTTGTAGCGTATGCGTTCCACTGAGAAAGCAAAAGAGTTGGGTTCAGTCTGAAAAAGTACGTCAGTTCATTCACCATATTGTGTTACCTCTGAACCAGAGAGTAAATCACACAAATATAGCTCCTTTACTCTGTAGGTACGAACTTGACCGGCTTACCTTGCTCTATTATTGTTTGTTTCTGGACAAGTAACTCACCCAGTATGCTTCCTTTTGAGACTAATCAACTTCTTTTGATAATTCTTGGACAGGTTTGTCATACATTCAACATTGGTGGCTTTTGTGCTATTCTGCttgagaaaaatgatctttggggaGCTTCGCTAGTAGTAGACACAGAGTGTGCTTTTAAATACCTACAGAGCATCATGTCATTTATAATTGTTTGAAATGCTATGCATATCCGTTATGGCGGCAAAAATACGCATGGATGACTAGCAGAAGTTCATAAAGAGTTGTCATATTAATCTTGAGAGTTCAGATAATTGTATTTTGGGCAGCTGGAATATGATGGCTCAAGCTTGTAAAAGGATATTCAGAAGTTCAAAGTAGACTTAAACAAAAGTTGAAAAATAAAAAATAGTCTTATGTGTTGCTGCGTCCGTGCTAGGTCTTGTGTCTTGTATGTGTCTGCACTCACTGTGTGGGTGCTTCGTGTGTTCGTGTATGTGTCGTGCTCTTTATGTCTCTGTTCTTCTTCACAAAAGGCTAACCGTTCTCAAAAGCATTTTGCAATTAAGGCCACATTTTTCTTATGTTACGATCAATTTTTCTGTGTGAGTAATTAGTATAGCCGTAGTCCAGTGTGTTGATTTTTAGCAGGCCAAAATTGTGTtcattgatcaaatttgtagaAATGGAAGGCGCTCGGCTGCAACTCCTTGTGTTACGACCTTGTAGTCCAATTTTCTCGTTTCTTAAAAAAcctagaggttcaaatttaaataacggagaagtccaacatttattaGGAAATTGGGAAGGTGAAACTAAAAATATAGTGCAATTTAAAAAGTTTTTTAGAAAGTAAAATTTTCCTGTTTCTAAAAAACTTAGAAGTTCAATTAAGATACCAGAGCAATTCAGTGTTTATAAGAAAACTTGGATTTCTTCAGTTCCTAGAAaataaaaaccaagaagttcaaattaagatATAAAGAATTGTTGTTTAAAAAGAATCCATTCTTGTGCATTTGTGTTTAAAAAGAACTTATCTTTGGCTTTCCCGTGTAGGTAGTTCAGGTAAGAAAAAAGAATCCATTCTTGTGCATTTGTGAGAGAAAGTTTTCTTATGAGGTGCATTCGTGTGAGAAAAGTTTACTTATGAAATGATAAAAAAAATGTGAAGTTCAGGTTTTAGAAGTATGTAAGCTCAAATACATAAGCTAGATAAGTGCAGAGGAAACAAGAGTTTTGTAAAACAAATAAAAAGAGACCATGTTGGaattttcctcaagaaaattggatAAATGTGGTGTGAACGAagcaaaataaaaacctaaaagttcaaataaaaataaacaaagcaATTCAATGTTTGTAAAAAAAGGATTCATCTCTCTTTTTTAAAAACAAAGaagtgcaaaaaaattaaaaacatggTAGTTccaaaaattattttaaaaagcATTTTCCATGTTTCCAAAAAGAAATTAGAGGTTCAAATTTCAAAAACATGGAGGTTCAATGTTTACTACAGAACCAAGAAAGTCAAATTttaaaaaccaagaagttcaatttaaaaacaAGAGTACTTCAATGTATATGAAAAAGTCAGATTTTCCTCATTACTaaaaaataaaccaagaagttcaatttcagaAAACGGAGTAGTTCGATATTTATTACAACAACTTGATTTTTTCCATTACTaccgaataaaccaagaagttcaattcgaAATAACGAAGAAGTTTGACATTTACTAAAGAACTCTATTTTTTGCCATTTCTAATAATACACAAAGAGGttcaaaaaaattcacaaaaagacAACAGAAGTTCATAgtaaaaacaacgagaagttcaagtccTACAAGGAATGCATTTCAAATGAAAACAAAGGTATAGAAaattaaaagcttaaaaggtttgttaaaagaagttcaagtgctctgtctggGGAAGTTCAAATATTCTTACGAGAGAAGCTCACCTTATATTTCGATGTTcaattttttccgtataaaaatcgaatacaattctttactcaaaatataaaaaggtgaagttcaaattaaaataacacagaattttggagtttattaaaacctaggatttaccttttcaaaaaaataaaaagcacaacgccattttttgcacttttgaaAACATTCTCATAAAcctaaaaatggttgctagaagttcaagtgctcggcaaggtaaagttcaaaaattcttgtgagagagattCACCGTGTatgtagatgtccaaaatacataaaaaatatgttgtttttttgtgttttaaaataattctctcaaaccagagagaagttcaaagtgataacagctggaagttcacgtactacatggtgtgtatttcatataagaaaaaaatacaaaaaagtgaaatagggtgaagttcaaacagagatgccccagaagttcaattacttcacgtagtgcaaaaaacagcttgtcaaaaacagagtgaggttcaaacagacatgcccgagaagtttaattacttcacgcagtgcatttccattcgcaatgaaggcaaaaatcatgatctcgtcatttctctaattacttcaaaacgacagggaatatcatttgtgtaagttcaagtcctcggtcagagaaagttaaaaaaattattgtgagaggggtttgtacaaaaggaatatcatttgtgtagcactaacgaaatggatgagaaaattacaaacgaaaatacgccacagaagttcaacgtgaaaacagcatgaagttcaactactacgctgaatgaatttcagatgaaaaacttttaaaaccatcgcgagtatgaaaaaacgatcaacacgggaaagttatgtgcttacagcagctttccaccggtatatcacttgctcaattccggtgaatggatggagagttatgagcagtggatggagacctacgagcaaaaaaatcacgtgaaaaacataatgaagttcaggtacacgcaccgagaagttcaggttcttcatgcGGTGCATTTCCGAAGAATCTGTTTCGTGATAGAGGCAGAATGAATGATACCactgttttcgaaattacttgaaaacggctaagaatcagagaaaaccatcaatatAAAAAACTttagcattttccgtagcttttcaacggtatattattttccCAAttacgataaagtttgtagaaattacggcgaaaatacgttttttgccattttcaaaactgacttaaaaccgtaaagaattaggagaaacaatacataccaaaaagtttcgcatttgttcaagctttccaacgccatatcatttgctgcattcaggcgcagggttaaaaaattagctcaaaaatacggaCTCGGTAGGACTTGAACcattttcaaaattactcttaaaccattcaaaattaggaaaaaaactttcaagatgaaaaagtagcgcattttcataagatttccaacgccatatcatatgcctcattggattagccgtttagaattgacatcgaaaaaacgaactcagctgttcggtttacgaaattttacgtttttttcaaattactctttaaccatagggaattagagaaacttttaacatgtggaaggagcggttttgcagcagctttcgaacgtcatattatatgcctcattccgataaacggtttagaagtgcgatcgaaaatacgattcacattttttgcgtgaagaaaaaatgattttcaaaactgctcttaaaccgcttatattttgccaaaaatttaagttgggtcatgatattggtgtccatagctttctagcggtatatcgcaagccccattttgaCAATGTTGGCGGACATTCAACCTAGTTCATAGGAAAGTTcaatgtactactagcggggcaggtcaggttgtgatcagaatattattctgatcccgtgatcagaatagtgtttatatatatatatatatatatatatatatatatatatatatatatatatatatatatatatcaatctttacctctcaaccaatttcgagactccttgtcatgtccgtgatcacatcctggactccgaacaacattcgatcaccaaatcacataactcatataatactatatcgtcaacgaacgttcagcgtgcggaccctacgtgttcaagaactatgtagacatgaccgggacacctaTCCGGTCAATAAGCGAtagaagaacctggatgctcatattggctcccacatattctacgaagatctttatcggtcgaactgttatgacaacatacgtgattccctttgtccatcggtatgttacttgcccgagatttgatcggcatcttcatacctagttcaatctcgttaccgacaagtctctttacttgttctgtaatacatcatcctgcaactaactcattagtcactttgcttgcaaggcttcttatgatgagtattagcaagagggcccagagataccccccgatactcggagtgataaatcctaatctcgatctatgccaacccaacaaacaccttcggagatacatgtagagcatctttataatcacccagttacgttgtgacgtttgatagcacacaaggcattcctccggtatccgggagttgcataatctcatagtcgaaggaatatatatttgacatgaagaaagcaatagcaataaaactgaacgatcaatatgctatgctaatggatgggtcttttccatcacatcattctcctaatgatgtgatcccgttcatcaaattacaacacatgtctatggttaggaaacttaatcatctttgactaACGATCTGGTCTAGTAGATGCTTATGAGGGAcatggtattttgtctatgtatccaacaTGTACCaacttttcggttaatacaattctagcatgaataataaacatttatcatgatataaggaaattgtgaccgattcaatcgtacactaatcatgcacgcaaatgtgtacgatcaagatcagggactcacgggaagatatcacaacacaactctaagacataaataagtcatacaagcatcataatacaagccaggggcctcgagggctcgaatacaagtgctcgatcatagacgagtcagcggaagcaacaatatctgagtacaaacataagttaaacaagttgccataagatggctagcacaaactgggataccgatcgaaagaggcacatgcctcctgcctgggatcctcctaacaactcctggtcgtcgtccgcgggctgcacgtagtaggcacctctagtgtagtagtcgtcatcgacggtggcatctggctcctgggctccatcgtctggttgcagcaatcgggtaaagaaagggggaaaagggggaacaaggcaaccgtgaatactcatccaaagtactcgcaagcaaggagctacactacatatgcatggatatatgagtaaagggccatatcagtggactgaactgcagaatgccagaataatagggggatagctagtcttatcgaagactacgcttctggtcacctccgtcttgcaacaggtagaaaagggtaggttgaagtcctccaagtaacctcacatagcaataatcctacccggcgatcccctcctcgtaaccctgagagagagcgaccaccgggttgtatctggcacttggaagggtgtgttttattaagtatccggttctagttgtcataaggtcaaggtacaactccaagtcgtcctgttaccgaagatcacggctattcgaatagatttaacttccctgcagaggtgcaccacataacccaacatgctcgatcccatttggccggacacactttcctgggtcatgcccggcctcggaagatcaacacgtcgcagccccacctaggcacaacagagaggccagcacgccggtctaaacctaagcgcacaggggtctgggcccatcgcccatagcacacctggacgttgcgagggcggccggaagcagacctagcctagcaggcgttccagtccaatccggcgcgcgccgctccgtcgctgatgtctgaagtgcttcggctgataccacgacgccgggatacccataactactcccacgtagatggttagtgcgtataaggtcaacgacccaactcagatcaaataccaagatcttgttaagcgtgttaagtatccgcggacGCCGAAcagggtcaggcccacctctcacccatgtagtctcaacctgccctgtcgctccgccacaaagtaacagtcgggggccgtcgggaacccaggtccacctctaccgggatggagccacctgtcctttcagcccccatctccgaacagtatcacatgtaatgtaatagtgtaaagtacatagtatatgcccgtgatcacgtcccgaagtgatcacagcccaatagtatagcatggcagacggacaagagtgtagggtcactgatggaacactagcatcctatactaagcagtaggatagcaggtaaaggtaacaacagtagtagcaaggacaggctatgcagcagtataggattaactgaaagtagtaacatgctacactactctaatgcaagcagtatagagaagagtaggcgatatctggtgatcaaagggggggcttgcctggttgctctggcaagagagaggggtcatcaactccgtagtcgaactgggcagcagcagcgtcggtctcgtagtctaccggagagaagagggggaagaaacaatgaataccatgtaaacagatgcatattgatgcatgacaagacaagtaacgatgctaggcgtgccctaacgtggtatgaggtgatactggttaaggggggaaacatccgggaaaatatccccggtgtttcgtgttttcgggcagaggagccggagggggaaagttgcgagttcgataggttaggggtgtctggcggatgaacggactgcgtatccggatacgtctcgtcgttctgagcaactttcatgttgaaaatattttaatccgagttacggattaaaagatatgatttgctaaagattttattaatttctgggatttaattaattatctaattaatttgaaaatgatttaatgacatcagcatgatgtcatgctgacatcagcagtcaacagagttgactggtcaacctgaccagtgggtcccactggtcagagacacatgttaattatccaaatttaatataatctaatcagaattaattaggggtgggccccactgtcatactaattaactaACCGGTTAATTAGACAACTAATGTTTAATTAGCCTAGTtagttgtttagtttaattaaacaaaattaattaagttaattatttccctaattaattaattaattatttttatttttatttttatttttataaattCATTCAGGGGGTGGGGGCCCCTTGTCATTGGCCCAGGGGGCCTAGTGGGTTTGCGGGCGCTGCGGCTGTCGTGGGTGCGGGCGCTGGGCgtcggcgcccgactgggcgagcGCCCAGATCGATAGGCAGGGGGGGCAGCCACGGGCGTGGCCGCCGGCGGCCACGATGCCGGCCAAGGGAACGGAGGGCGGCGCCACGGGAGGCGGAGACGGCGTTCAGCGCGGCAAGGCCGCGCGCGAGAAGAGGAGAGCGGGCGGTCAGAGCATGCGGGAGCAGGCGGGNNNNNNNNNNNNNNNNNNNNNNNNNNNNNNNNNNNNNNNNNNNNNNNNNNNNNNNNNNNNNNNNNNNNNNNNNNNNNNNNNNNNNNNNNNNNNNNNNNNNNNNNNNNNNNNNNNNNNNNNNNNNNNNNNNNNNNNNNNNNNNNNNNNNNNNNNNNNNNNNNNNNNNNNNNNNNNNNNNNNNNNNNNNNNNNNNNNNNNNNNNNNNNNNNNNNNNNNNNNNNNNNNNNNNNNNNNNNNNNNNNNNNNNNNNNNNNNNNNNNNNNNNNNNNNNNNNNNNNNNNNNNNNNNNNNNNNNNNNNNNNNNNNNNNNNNNNNNNNNNNNNNNNNNNNNNNNNNNNNNNNNNNNNNNNNNNNNNNNNNNNNNNNNNNNNNNNNNNNNNNNNNNNNNNNNNNNNNNNNNNNNNNNNNNNNNNNNNNNNNNNNNNNNNNNNNNNNNNNNNNNNNNNNNNNNNNNNNNNNNNNNNNNNNNNNNNNNNNNNNNNNNNNNNNNCGGGTGAGGGTTAGGGTTCGGGGGAGGTGGCCTCGTAGGCCAGAGGCGaagtggccggctgggccggccggctggctagctgggctggtaggcccagcgggggggggggtgcttttttttttctgttttaattttattACCCTAATTGTTTTAGTTTTGTAAAACATATAGTTAGCACCTAAATTACTAATAGTATTTATACCACTGCCACAATTATTCTTGTAGTTATAAAAAGTAGTTTTTAATAATTTAATTATTTAAGAGACGTTTAGATTATTGTTTCAGCGACTGTTCCTATTATCTAATGCACTTAAACATTGTACGTTAATTTGGATCCACCACCATAATCATCTATGATTTATTtgctacactttgaacattttagatttgacttttcaaaacttttaccgtttgactagattttgaatttgaatttgaaacggtttcgaactaacacgagattaacaacggtaatcgtggtgacatggcatcattaccagagggttactgtagcttgattacccgggcgtcacaattctcctccactacaagaaatctcgtcccgagatttaagaggtagtgaaagggggggaaggtttggtaacgaatctagcgggtcttctcattctggcttgctcttctcgaagagaccggtccagtacattgatgttttcatttctccgcttcaggtcatcatgatgaagtcggcattctTTCTTCaggatcttcatcgtatttacgaataggtaacgagGCATATTGGCAACGATAGTATGTTATAAGGGTAatgatctgggattaacccatgaatgagcatatgagtacctctcgagttgaacaaataaaacacatcgagagtaaagttggaaggtacaataagaagtttcaggcagccaggcaatcgttcaatgcctagtcagaaggtgaaagtggtttcaaagccacggaataattattgtgtccgatggcagaattgatgatctcatcggaaggtggctcacgaattacatacgagtccacgcgggaggaataactttggaaacagggggtgtacaggagagtcagattttgatcctgtggaactgtgggttatgggcccaccatgtggttttaaaAGTAAGAAGGgcgatgacgtcttgcacgatcatgtaagtaagGCATTTCAGAGGATAGCCCATC
Above is a window of Triticum dicoccoides isolate Atlit2015 ecotype Zavitan chromosome 5B, WEW_v2.0, whole genome shotgun sequence DNA encoding:
- the LOC119309066 gene encoding uncharacterized protein LOC119309066; amino-acid sequence: MGDGATAQDPGRKKLPSPTSRPPQTLAAAPIPQPGVHRPYALRRRPRLFRLPLPPLPSGAPSARLLRRAADPPPPGGFPPHSELEVRSATTAPFSGDPSRTGELDAVDPRGLGSSPHPASMAVSCHPQHMRPRGSDGCSRRGGGAAPASSFFLEHDRLQTPSNSRDPPYSTDANAWERCYSGGLLHPRVRHVDNSLLAVVPSSIPEHNSDEPVDRFVIHSTLVAFVLFCLRKMIFGELR